The DNA region CGTCCACCACGGGCAGCCGTTTGACCCGGTGCTTGTCCATGGCGCGGGCGGCCTCGGGCACCGACCAGCCCGGGCGGGCGGTCATGGCGGGACTGGTCATCAGCCCGCCCGCGGTCTCCGCCTCGGCGCGGGCGCGGTCCTCGGCGTCCAGCCAGCGGCCCGGGAAGCGGCCCTCCGGGTCCGGCAGGACGGCCTCCTTGCGGAGCAGGTCGGCCTCGGAGACCATGCCGAGCGGTCGGCGCTGGTCGTCGACGACCGGGATCGCGGTGATGTCGTTGCGGTGGAACAGCGCCGCAACCTCCTTGAACGGCGTGTCGGGCCGGGCGGTGACGACCTCACGGGTCATCACGTCGCTGACGCTGCGGTGCTGCATCGTCCTCACTCCTCCTCCGGTGGTCCCGCCTCCACTGTCCGCCCGCCGGAAGCCACCGGACAGGGCCGTACGGTCCCCGCCGTGAGGGCCGGTTCGGCCCAGGCCGGCGGGTCCGTGCGGCAGGACGACGGGAGGAGTTCCGCACCCCCGGGAGGCGGCCGTGCTACTCCTCGTGGAGTCCGGGCAGCCCGTCACCCATCGGAGCGGTTCCCGGCGCCGACCCGTCCGGAAGCGGCGAGCAGCGCCAGGACGACGAGCACCGCGAGGAGCACCAGGACGAGCAGCAGCACGGTCGGCACGGTCGGGTGGTTCCACAGGGCGAACACCAGGGCAAGGACCAGGAGGGCCGCGAGGGCGAGCCGGCGGCGGTGGGCATCGGTCCAGGTGCCGACCCGCCCGGTGCGCACCCCGTGCGCGTAGCCCCAGCGGGCGACGGAGTCCGCGGCGCGGTCCGCCCGCCCCCGGACGGCGCGTGGCAGCCGCCCCGCACCGGACAGGTAGACGCCGAGTGCCACCAGCACACCCAGGACGATCGCGGTGCGCAGGGCGATCCGCGGGAAGTGCAGCAGGGTGTCGAAGACCACCGCCGCGGCGGCCCGGGACTGTACGGCGGGCGGCAGGTGGTCCAGGTAGTAGTGACGGGCGATCACCAGGGCGACGGCCACCACCAGGCAGCCGCCGGCCGCGCCGAGCGCCGTGGAGACCAGGGCCCGGCGCCTGCGCCGGGCCAGCAGGATGCCGAGCGCGCCGAGCACCACGGTGAGCACGGGCATCCAGTTGCCCACCACGTCGAGTGCGTGCGCGGCGCCGCGGATCCTGGCCAGCTCGTCGGACTGGAACAGCACCAACCGCTTGTCCACGTCCGGGATCTTCTCGGCCGGGGAGAGCCCAGCGGCCACCAGCTCCTGCTTCAGCCGGTCGACGACCGTCCCGAGGTCGAGCGTGACGGTGCCGTCGGAGATCTCGACCGCGCCCCGGCCGTGGCCGGTGAGGACCTGGACCACGGCCGTGTGGGCGGCGCGGTTGGCCTGCGTCCACACGGTGGCGAAGGTGTCGCTGTGCACGACCTCCGTCGCGGCCTTGGTGACCACCTGGTTCACCGCGTCGTCGAGTTCGGGCCCGAGCGATTTGACCGCCGCGGCGGCCCTGGGGGGCAGGCCGTGCGACTGCAACCAGGCGGCCAGGTCGGAGGTGACCGCCGAGCCGTCCACCTTCACGTCCACCGCCTGGGTGATCCGGTGCACGGCGGCGTCCTGGATCGCGGGATCGGTCGCCAGCGGGGCGACCGTGGCGACGTACCGGCCGGTGTCCAGGACGATGTCGTGCACCCAGACGGTGAGCAGCGAGACCGGTACCAGGACGCAGGTCAAGGTGATCAGCACGGCCGAGACGGTGCTCATGACGATCCGCCCCGCCCGGTGGCGGCGCTCGGTCCCGGAGGGCGGACCGTCGCCCGCCGCCCCGCCCGTTCCCGGCGCGGACGAAGGCCCTGGCGGCTCGTCCATCGGGTCTCCCAGCACTCCGTGCGGCCATGGCGCCGCTGACCACCATTGCCCCGTAGGCCCCGGCCTCCGGCACCCCGAGGTGAGCCGTCCGGGCGAGCTGCGGCGGCGGCCGGAGCGGCTGCCCGCGCGGGCCGTTGCGCCGAACGGCAGTCCGCCGGAGATGCCACGCGTCATCCCGTCGCCCAGTCTTGGACGGAATCCCGGGTGCTCGGCGCCGGTGACGAACCGCGGCGGCGGCCGGAGTGCCGACACCGGTCGGAGGGAGAGCGCAGTGGCGGAACGGCGTGGTCGGCCCAGCCGCGCTCAGCGGATCCGCGCCGGATCCACCCGGCTGCGCGGGCGGACGGCCAGGCTGCGCGAGGCCCCGTTCCCGCGCCGACTCGCGGCCCAGCTGATCCACATCCACGTGCTGGACACCGCCACCCGCCTGGCGGCGCAGGCGTTCCTGACCGCCATCCCGGTGCTGTTCGTGATGGCCGCCTTCATGCCTCGCGAGGTGCGCAAAAGCGTCTCCGAGTCCCTGCGCACCGTCCTGGGACTCCACGGTGCCTCGCTCGACCAGGTCAGACAGGTGCTCGAGACCAGCCAGACGGAGACCACCGAGTCCTTCGGCACCGCCGGAATCCTGGTGACCCTGCTCTCGGCCACGAGTTGCAGCCGGGTACTGCAGCGCCTGTGCGAACGTAGCTGGCACCTGCCCCATCTGGCGGGACGTCTGGCGGCATGGCGGTGGCTCGCCTGGCTGTTGGTGTGGCTCGCCGCCCTGACCGTCCAGGGGCAGGTGTGGGGCGGATTCGGGGCGGGCAACGGGCTCGGGCTCGTCCTCTACCTGCTCACGGTCACCCTTCTCTGGTGGTGGACACAGCACCTGCTGCTCGGCGGCCGGGTTCGCTGGCTCCCGCTGCTGCCGGGGGCCGCGCTGACCAGTGCCGCACTGACGGCGCTCGCCTGGGGATCGCGGCTCTACGTTCCCCGCTCGCTGAACCGCAGCGTGACGCAGTTCGGCTCGCTCGGCCTGGTCTTCACCCTGCTCAGCTGGCTCATCGTGGTGTTCACGGCCATCACGCTCGCCATCGGCATCGGGTACGTGGTGGCGGGCCGGGACCGACCGACGGACGCGGAATGAGGACGCGAGACGCTGCTGGTCAGGGCAGGGACTCCTTCGGTAGCGCCCGCCTCGTCGGGAACGGGGGACGGGAGGGAAGGGAAGGTTAGTGGGGGGACTCCGGCGAACCGGCGCCCGCCGGGCTGCCGACCAGGGCGGGTTGAGCCGGCAGGAGGTCGGTGAGGCGGAGCAGGGCGAGGATCCGGCGGAACCGCGGCCGGACGCCGGTGAGCCGGAACTCCGCGTGGTGGACGCGGCAGGCCCGGCGGGCCTGGAGGAGGGCGCGCACGCCGGCGGCGTCGCAGAAGGTGAGGGCCTCGACGTCAAGGACCAGTTGACCCGGACGAGCTGCGAGGGCCCGGATGACGGCGTCGAGCAGGAGCGGCGCGGTCGCGATGTCGAGTTCGCCTTCCAGCGACACCGACACGCAGTCCTGACACATCCCGGTCCTGGTACGGAGTAGTTCGTCGTGTTCCATGACGACCGCCTGGGAAGCTCGGCTGGCGGAGCGGGCCGGGAACATCAGCCCTACGTCCACCGTAGGAGCGGGTCTTCCGACCGGCCGATGGGCCGTATGGCCCCCGGCGGGGGCCGTGCGGCCTTCGCGGGGTGCCCTCCAGCCCTCCTCGCGGGCTCAACTTCGTGCCGGCCGATCAGGCCGCCGGAGGAGCGCGGGTGCTGCGCGAAGCCTCACCCGAACGGCCCACCGCCCGGCCCCGGCGGGTCGTCCAGGTCCCAGGTGAGGTGGTCGGCCAGGGCCTTCAGGCCGTCGATGCGGGCGAGCTGGAGGCAGAGGGCGGCCGCGTCGCCGCGGGTGCGGGTGCGGCCGGTGACCGAGAGCAGGCCGCGTTCGCAGCGGACGTGCAGGGAGGTGGGCACGACTCCGCTGCCGGGGGTGAGGGCGAGGGCGAGCGCCTCGGAGCCGATGGCCTCGTCCTCGCGGCGCAGGGCGTCGAGCAGGTCGTGGGTGGAGAGCAGGCCGGTCAGGCGGCCGTCGGCGTCCACGACCGGCAGGTGGTGGAGGGCGTGCTCGGCGACCAGGGCCACCGCGTCGGTGGTGTTCGTGTCCTCGGTGACGGTGACGGCCGGGGCGGTCATGAGATCGCGGGCTCGCAGTTCCCGTCGCGGGTCGTGCTCGGCGTGGGCGGCGAGCAGGTCGGAGGCCGCGACGACGCCGGTGACGGTGCCGTCCGTGGTCACCACGGGCACGATGCCGCGCCGGGAGGCACTCAGCACGGCGGCGACGGTGGCGAAGTCGGTGCCGGGGGTGACGGCGATGCCCGGGCGGCTCATGCAGTCGCGGATCCGGGTTCGGCCGGGCGGGCGTCCGGGCTCCACCGGCGGGAAGGTGTCGGCCGGTGTTCCGTCGAGAACGCTGTGCTTCATGGTGTTCACTCCCCTTCGGCGGCCGCCGGGCGCCGCAACCGCCGCAGGTAGGGGTCGAAGGACCGCCGGCGTTCGAGGCGGACCCGGGCGTCCACGCAGACCGCGCCGGCGGGGCGGAGGATGACGGGGTTGAGGTCGGCCTCGACGAGCTCCGGGAAGTCGTCGGCGAGCCGGGAGAGCCGGGCGAGGACGGACCGTAGCGCGGCGAGATCGACCGGCGGTGCCCCGCCGTCGCCCAACGCCCCGCCGTCGCCCAACAGGACTGGTGCGCAGCGGAGTTCGGCGACCATGGTGGTCAGGTCGCGTTCGCTCAGCGGGGCGAGCCTGGCCGCCCGGTCGGCCAGCAGGTCGGCGGCGGTGCCGCCCAGGCCGAGGACGATGAGCGGGCCGAAGACCTGGTCCTGAACCACGCCCGCGAGCAGCTCGACGCCGGGTGCGGCCATCGGCTGGACCACCGCCCCGGCCAGCTCGCCCCCGAAGTGGTGGGTGAACTCCCGGTAGGCGGCGCGCACCTCTCCATCGCCGGCCAGTCCGGTGCGGACCGCGCCCGCGGCGCTCTTGTGCACCTGGCCGGGCCAGTACGCCTTCAGGGCCACCTTCCCCTCGTGCCCGAGCCGGCGCAGGCCGGCCGCGCTGACGGCCGCCGTGTGCTCGTCGCGGGCCCACACCGAGGTGATCAGCGGCAGCCCGTAGGCCTCCAGCAGGTCGGCGGTGGACAGCGGGTCGAGCCAGCCGCCCTCGGGGTGGGCGGTGAGGTGGCCGTCCACCACACTGCGCGCTGCGCGGCGGTCGCAGTCCGGCGCATCGGCCGGCGGTGAGAACGGCTCCGCGAGCCGGCGGGCGCGGTTCCGGGCGTGGGCGAGGGCGCGGGCGGCGGAGAGGCTGTCGGAGTAGGCCGGGATGCTGCCGCCGTCGGCGCAGCCGCGGTAGCGGACGGGCACCTGCTGGTCGAGCAGTACGGCCGCGATCGGGACGCGGCGCCGCGCCGGGCCCTCCAGCAGGGCGCGCACCGGGTCCTGGCCGGGGGTCTCGCACAGCGCCGTCGGCGCGATGCACACCAGGATGGCGTCCACGGCCTCCTCGCGTTCCAGGGCGCGGAGGAACAGGGCGAGTTCGGTCGGGCGCACCGCCGCCGTGGTGTCCACCGGGTTGCGGACGGAAGCACCGGGCGGGAGCAGATCCGCGAGCTGGGCCGGGAGTTCCGGCAGGTCCAGCCCTGCCTCGGCGCAGGCGTCGGCGGCCAGGATGCCGATGCCGCCCGCGTTGGACACCACGGCGACCGCTCCGCGCGGGGCCGGCAGCG from Kitasatospora cathayae includes:
- a CDS encoding CBS domain-containing protein is translated as MQHRSVSDVMTREVVTARPDTPFKEVAALFHRNDITAIPVVDDQRRPLGMVSEADLLRKEAVLPDPEGRFPGRWLDAEDRARAEAETAGGLMTSPAMTARPGWSVPEAARAMDKHRVKRLPVVDEIGRLVGIVSRRDLLQVFLRHDAGIRDEINHDVLGQTLWLDPGDVQVSVHDGVVTLEGRLPRRSLIPITEQLCRAVDGVVAVHATLDWTEDDTEPHLEHPRAYRAAS
- a CDS encoding YhjD/YihY/BrkB family envelope integrity protein is translated as MAERRGRPSRAQRIRAGSTRLRGRTARLREAPFPRRLAAQLIHIHVLDTATRLAAQAFLTAIPVLFVMAAFMPREVRKSVSESLRTVLGLHGASLDQVRQVLETSQTETTESFGTAGILVTLLSATSCSRVLQRLCERSWHLPHLAGRLAAWRWLAWLLVWLAALTVQGQVWGGFGAGNGLGLVLYLLTVTLLWWWTQHLLLGGRVRWLPLLPGAALTSAALTALAWGSRLYVPRSLNRSVTQFGSLGLVFTLLSWLIVVFTAITLAIGIGYVVAGRDRPTDAE
- a CDS encoding STAS domain-containing protein: MEHDELLRTRTGMCQDCVSVSLEGELDIATAPLLLDAVIRALAARPGQLVLDVEALTFCDAAGVRALLQARRACRVHHAEFRLTGVRPRFRRILALLRLTDLLPAQPALVGSPAGAGSPESPH
- a CDS encoding CBS domain-containing protein; the encoded protein is MKHSVLDGTPADTFPPVEPGRPPGRTRIRDCMSRPGIAVTPGTDFATVAAVLSASRRGIVPVVTTDGTVTGVVAASDLLAAHAEHDPRRELRARDLMTAPAVTVTEDTNTTDAVALVAEHALHHLPVVDADGRLTGLLSTHDLLDALRREDEAIGSEALALALTPGSGVVPTSLHVRCERGLLSVTGRTRTRGDAAALCLQLARIDGLKALADHLTWDLDDPPGPGGGPFG